A genomic segment from uncultured Erythrobacter sp. encodes:
- a CDS encoding CoA transferase, translating to MYNLLNDLSIVEVSSFVASPTAGLYCAQMGAEVIRVDHKAGGLDYNRYMLTREGRSLSWENLNRAKKSVALDLQSGAGRELLVELAGSVGQCITNLPEQSFLSHAAMAAKRTDMISLRVMGWHDGRQAMDFTVNAAAGYPLMTGPEEWDAASAPPVNQVLPAWDFITGAYGAFAMLAALRHRDRTGEGNEVRLPLGDVAIGTMANAGLMAEVLYRGSDRERLGNAIWGAFGRDFRSRDGVRFMVAALTPKQWGGLVKAFRLQDGIAALEAECGVRFADGDTPRFQHRAALFALFQTAADGMDYAQLEARMAAEGCTFERYRTAYEAASDPVLVASNPLFGPAPANPSGFDYPATRSFANLPGRAAGDPAPAPYLGEHSEEVLSEKLGLSSGAIGKLVDAGTVALSDKE from the coding sequence GCGCGCAAATGGGTGCGGAGGTGATCCGCGTCGATCACAAGGCGGGCGGGCTGGATTACAACCGCTATATGCTCACCCGCGAGGGGCGCTCACTCTCGTGGGAGAACCTCAACCGCGCCAAGAAGTCGGTCGCGCTTGATCTGCAATCGGGCGCGGGGCGGGAACTGCTGGTGGAGCTAGCGGGCAGCGTCGGCCAATGCATCACCAACCTGCCGGAGCAGAGCTTCCTCAGCCACGCCGCGATGGCCGCCAAGCGCACGGACATGATCTCGCTTCGCGTGATGGGCTGGCACGATGGGCGCCAGGCGATGGACTTCACCGTGAACGCCGCAGCCGGATACCCGCTCATGACTGGGCCGGAGGAATGGGATGCTGCCAGCGCCCCGCCAGTCAACCAAGTGCTCCCGGCGTGGGACTTCATCACCGGAGCCTACGGCGCGTTCGCCATGCTCGCCGCTCTGCGCCACCGCGACCGCACCGGAGAGGGCAACGAAGTGCGCCTGCCGCTCGGCGATGTTGCCATCGGCACAATGGCGAATGCCGGGCTGATGGCCGAAGTGCTCTATCGCGGGTCCGATCGCGAGCGGCTCGGCAATGCGATCTGGGGCGCGTTCGGGCGGGATTTCCGCAGCCGTGACGGCGTGCGCTTCATGGTCGCCGCGCTCACGCCCAAGCAGTGGGGCGGGCTGGTGAAAGCCTTCCGATTGCAGGACGGGATCGCCGCCTTGGAAGCCGAATGCGGCGTGCGCTTTGCCGATGGCGACACTCCCCGCTTCCAGCACCGCGCGGCGCTGTTCGCGCTGTTCCAGACCGCGGCGGATGGCATGGATTATGCGCAGCTCGAAGCGCGCATGGCGGCGGAGGGCTGCACCTTCGAACGCTATCGCACCGCCTACGAAGCCGCGAGTGATCCAGTGCTGGTGGCAAGCAACCCCCTGTTCGGCCCCGCGCCCGCCAACCCTTCCGGCTTCGATTACCCCGCCACCCGCAGCTTCGCGAACCTGCCGGGCCGCGCGGCAGGTGACCCCGCGCCCGCGCCCTACCTTGGGGAGCATTCGGAAGAGGTGCTCAGCGAGAAGCTGGGCCTCTCCTCGGGCGCGATTGGCAAGCTGGTCGACGCGGGGACTGTGGCTTTGAGTGACAAGGAATGA